The genomic window TTCGCTTTCATAGCGTTCTCCAACCAGAGGTTATTTTCCAGATAAGGGATGAACTGGGCGGAGAGATAACGTAGCTTCGAGGCTAGCTGGGCGGATTGCTTCCGGTAAAATCGCAGGTTCTCCGTGATCTCCGGGCGGAACGAGACCACGGCCTCTCCCATCATCATACCGTTTTTCGTGCCTCCGAAGCTCAAGATATCCACGCCTGCGTCTACAGTCACTTGGCGCATCGAGCAATTCAGGTAAGCGCAGGCGTTCGCCAAGCGTGCTCCGTCCATATGCAGATACATATCGTACGAATGTAAGAGATCGGCGATCGCTTTCACTTCCTCTATCGTATAGATCGTACCTAATTCCGATACTTGGGAGATATAAACGGCCTTGGGTTGCGAATGGTGGCAAACCCCGAAGTTCTTCAGATGGGGACGGATCAATTCCGGTGTCAGCTTACCATCCGTCGTAGGAATCGTGACGATGGCGCAACCGGTCATCCGTGCGGGGGCTCCACATTCGTCTACGTTGATATGGGCGGTCTCGGCGCACAGGATGCTATTAAACGGACGGGTCACGGCTTGCAGGGCCACGGAGTTCGCCCCCGTCCCGTTAAACACGAAAAAAGGAGAAGCATCCTTGCCGAACACTTCTTGTATCTTACTCGTAGCGGCCTCTGTCCAAGGATCATCACCATATCCAACCGCATGATTATCATTTGCCTTGATGATCGCATCCATTACCCGGGGATGCACGCCGGAATTGTTGTCACTAGCGAAACTTCTCATCTTTAAATCTGATTTTTCGCCAAAAGTACGGATTTAAGATGAGAATGAGGATATCCAAGTAACTATTTATCGCTATCCATTATGTTATTCTTATTTGTATGCGTATATGAATATATCAGATAAACGACACAAGGAATAACCACTATACTACAAAAGAATAAATAAGGTCCCATAACTATTTCCTCCTTTTTTTACTGTTTTCAGCCCTTTCTCCTTCCTTAAAATAGCGGGTACCCGCCCAAAAAGTAATTATAGCAACAATTGCCGCATTTATATAAATAATCCAACTCTGCTGTTGATAATTACTGATGAATGTGCTAATGATTCCGCCAGTCACTACATACTTAGCGATATCCATCAACCATTTTCCGATTTCTTTTTTCATAGTAAGATATTTTGTTTGTCAAGGCAAAGATAAATAGAATAATCCATACCGCACGTTATTTTACCTGAAA from Parabacteroides distasonis ATCC 8503 includes these protein-coding regions:
- a CDS encoding DUF6722 family protein; translated protein: MKKEIGKWLMDIAKYVVTGGIISTFISNYQQQSWIIYINAAIVAIITFWAGTRYFKEGERAENSKKRRK
- a CDS encoding threonine aldolase family protein; protein product: MRSFASDNNSGVHPRVMDAIIKANDNHAVGYGDDPWTEAATSKIQEVFGKDASPFFVFNGTGANSVALQAVTRPFNSILCAETAHINVDECGAPARMTGCAIVTIPTTDGKLTPELIRPHLKNFGVCHHSQPKAVYISQVSELGTIYTIEEVKAIADLLHSYDMYLHMDGARLANACAYLNCSMRQVTVDAGVDILSFGGTKNGMMMGEAVVSFRPEITENLRFYRKQSAQLASKLRYLSAQFIPYLENNLWLENAMKANISAAKLADVLRQYPEIHFTQKIESNQLFFTIPAEALRKLQDKYFFYMWNEEINEARLVTSWDTSGEDIAEFEQSLKEIFG